Proteins from one Apis cerana isolate GH-2021 linkage group LG11, AcerK_1.0, whole genome shotgun sequence genomic window:
- the LOC107998593 gene encoding dipeptidase 1 isoform X1, giving the protein MTVGRIPGIFATHRTETCGGQSGVWTASVIILSIGSWVGRVGPRPADGETAHLTSPKERLETVRQVLSEVPLIDGHNDLPWNIRNFVHNQLADFDFEKDLRQVAPWSKSAWSQTDLVRLRQGMVGGQFWSAYVPCESQHLNAVQLTLEQVDLIKRLIEKYSQHLQFAASSREILEARERGRIASLIGVEGGHSLGSSLAVLRTLYQLGVRYLTLTHTCNTPWAKSSTVEDEDEDGGGLTAFGKTVVQEMNRLGMLIDLSHTARATMRDALRTSKAPLIFSHSSAFAICNSSRNVPDDILKQLAANGGIVMVTFYNYFVKCGSQATISDVAEHIYYIRNLIGVDHIGVGGDFDGINKTPRGLEDVSKYPELFAELLRSGKWNVLDLKKVAGLNLLRVLRQVERVRDDMRTAGMTPSEEYLQDSPDTTGSCALDINSVQRVMEV; this is encoded by the exons ATGACAGTTGGCCGTATCCCGGGAATATTTGCAACTCACAGGACGGAAACA TGTGGCGGGCAGAGCGGTGTCTGGACAGCAAGCGTGATCATACTGTCGATCGGGAGCTGGGTCGGAAGGGTTGGGCCAAGACCAGCCGATGGCGAGACTGCACACCTGACATCGCCCAAGGAGAGATTGGAGACCGTGCGCCAGGTCCTCTCCGAGGTGCCTTTGATCGACGGCCACAATGACCTGCCCTGGAACATTAGAAACTTCGTTCACAACCAGCTGGCCGACTTCGATTTCGAGAAGGATCTGCGGCAAGTCGCGCCTTGGAGCAAGAGCGCCTGGAGCCAAACGGATTTGGTTAGGCTTCGTCAAGGGATGGTCGGCGGCCAG TTTTGGTCTGCTTACGTGCCGTGCGAGTCCCAGCATCTCAACGCGGTCCAGCTGACTCTGGAGCAGGTGGACCTCATTAAGAGGCTCATAGAGAAGTACTCGCAACACTTGCAGTTCGCTGCGTCTTCGAGGG AGATTCTGGAGGCTCGCGAAAGGGGCAGAATAGCTTCGCTGATTGGGGTGGAGGGTGGACATAGTCTAGGAAGTAGCTTAGCTGTTTTAAGGACACTGTATCAATTAGGCGTGCGTTATCTGACGCTCACGCACACTTGCAACACGCCGTGGGCGAAAAGCTCGACGGTTGaagacgaggacgaggacg GAGGCGGTCTAACGGCGTTCGGGAAAACAGTAGTCCAAGAAATGAATAGGCTTGGCATGCTGATAGATCTTAGTCATACAGCGAGAGCCACCATGAGGGACGCTTTAAGGACCAGCAAAGCACCCCTCATCTTTTCTCACTCCTCGGCCTTCGCCATTTGTAATTCCTCGAGAAACGTGCCCGACGACATTTTGAAGCAATTG GCTGCCAACGGTGGAATAGTGATGGTGacgttttataattacttcGTGAAATGTGGCTCTCAGGCGACCATTTCCGACGTCGCTGAGCACATATACTACATTAGAAATCTAATTGGCGTGGACCACATCGGTGTCGGTGGCGACTTCGACGGTATCAACAA AACACCGAGAGGACTCGAAGATGTTTCAAAGTATCCGGAACTGTTCGCCGAACTTCTTCGAAGTGGGAAATGGAACGTGCTCGACTTAAAGAAAGTCGCCGGCCTGAATTTGTTGAGGGTCCTCCGACAG GTGGAACGAGTGAGGGACGACATGAGAACAGCCGGAATGACGCCATCCGAGGAATACCTCCAAGATTCTCCCGATACAACTGGCAGCTGTGCACTCGATATCAATTCCGTGCAAAGAGTCATGGAAGTTTGA
- the LOC107998593 gene encoding dipeptidase 1 isoform X2, with protein MRCGGQSGVWTASVIILSIGSWVGRVGPRPADGETAHLTSPKERLETVRQVLSEVPLIDGHNDLPWNIRNFVHNQLADFDFEKDLRQVAPWSKSAWSQTDLVRLRQGMVGGQFWSAYVPCESQHLNAVQLTLEQVDLIKRLIEKYSQHLQFAASSREILEARERGRIASLIGVEGGHSLGSSLAVLRTLYQLGVRYLTLTHTCNTPWAKSSTVEDEDEDGGGLTAFGKTVVQEMNRLGMLIDLSHTARATMRDALRTSKAPLIFSHSSAFAICNSSRNVPDDILKQLAANGGIVMVTFYNYFVKCGSQATISDVAEHIYYIRNLIGVDHIGVGGDFDGINKTPRGLEDVSKYPELFAELLRSGKWNVLDLKKVAGLNLLRVLRQVERVRDDMRTAGMTPSEEYLQDSPDTTGSCALDINSVQRVMEV; from the exons TGTGGCGGGCAGAGCGGTGTCTGGACAGCAAGCGTGATCATACTGTCGATCGGGAGCTGGGTCGGAAGGGTTGGGCCAAGACCAGCCGATGGCGAGACTGCACACCTGACATCGCCCAAGGAGAGATTGGAGACCGTGCGCCAGGTCCTCTCCGAGGTGCCTTTGATCGACGGCCACAATGACCTGCCCTGGAACATTAGAAACTTCGTTCACAACCAGCTGGCCGACTTCGATTTCGAGAAGGATCTGCGGCAAGTCGCGCCTTGGAGCAAGAGCGCCTGGAGCCAAACGGATTTGGTTAGGCTTCGTCAAGGGATGGTCGGCGGCCAG TTTTGGTCTGCTTACGTGCCGTGCGAGTCCCAGCATCTCAACGCGGTCCAGCTGACTCTGGAGCAGGTGGACCTCATTAAGAGGCTCATAGAGAAGTACTCGCAACACTTGCAGTTCGCTGCGTCTTCGAGGG AGATTCTGGAGGCTCGCGAAAGGGGCAGAATAGCTTCGCTGATTGGGGTGGAGGGTGGACATAGTCTAGGAAGTAGCTTAGCTGTTTTAAGGACACTGTATCAATTAGGCGTGCGTTATCTGACGCTCACGCACACTTGCAACACGCCGTGGGCGAAAAGCTCGACGGTTGaagacgaggacgaggacg GAGGCGGTCTAACGGCGTTCGGGAAAACAGTAGTCCAAGAAATGAATAGGCTTGGCATGCTGATAGATCTTAGTCATACAGCGAGAGCCACCATGAGGGACGCTTTAAGGACCAGCAAAGCACCCCTCATCTTTTCTCACTCCTCGGCCTTCGCCATTTGTAATTCCTCGAGAAACGTGCCCGACGACATTTTGAAGCAATTG GCTGCCAACGGTGGAATAGTGATGGTGacgttttataattacttcGTGAAATGTGGCTCTCAGGCGACCATTTCCGACGTCGCTGAGCACATATACTACATTAGAAATCTAATTGGCGTGGACCACATCGGTGTCGGTGGCGACTTCGACGGTATCAACAA AACACCGAGAGGACTCGAAGATGTTTCAAAGTATCCGGAACTGTTCGCCGAACTTCTTCGAAGTGGGAAATGGAACGTGCTCGACTTAAAGAAAGTCGCCGGCCTGAATTTGTTGAGGGTCCTCCGACAG GTGGAACGAGTGAGGGACGACATGAGAACAGCCGGAATGACGCCATCCGAGGAATACCTCCAAGATTCTCCCGATACAACTGGCAGCTGTGCACTCGATATCAATTCCGTGCAAAGAGTCATGGAAGTTTGA
- the LOC107998490 gene encoding anaphase-promoting complex subunit 5 produces the protein MSTDLMNIDGHIKRLQKETLTPYKIATVILIKEYCNETTKAIVERRDFCLVALKLIQSPDMELNTLLNILYSPEYILHRFAHHMEVQLNVLRGKGVEGLLDLFDNVGRLMKPTLDHSLSLPALNKNSVLGLYIRRVIIFFEKLPFDQVVALYEALKKYLDNRINTFDGSDVSASSKTKDSYSNETKTWGGRQAELLVAQQAHALQTDEHKAMSPAELQVLVRELLNCSPYYAEAHYLSYLNCLRVNEYCGAIDSLYHCFDRLAPLENRSAPEERSRIFRYAALNLAVLHAQFNHKEVAQAALKEAIMMAQEAGDNVCLQLAHAWMYHLTTKQKGPLIERSVGKASMLGITHTTGLGLIAYAHNSALEAKNPSQVFETLMKSDVLNCQHSMIDLMSMTYAEKSALWAYYGKTEMSSVCAQLLLLHNTGDKKQHMFNGPSTCQAVVNIANILVEFGEYFLVDIVLAHAKERFPNEPCNKIWMLSEQLYVFTQLMRQEKWSEAEAIALNISSLDPLECKFRLAEVCLEKGDYPKGLECIDNIEKDEQITPQNKIRAMILLSQIMCASVSSESGIVGVNSLVLLNTALELAIKNHLSYYKALIKMHLANIQLIMGMPTLALNLVEEAITQILAHGGYYDQGRAFILYAKCLVATAPICDKTRKEVILKAIKALSKAKSYFTKIEAYGKLRVTLCLESLLCHEIDLKTERNQCAFEFRQLDQQLFTKLDNLSLY, from the exons ATGTCGACGGATTTAATGAACATCGATGGCCATATAAAGAGATTGCAAAAAGAAACCTTAACTCCATATAAAATAGCAactgttattttaattaaagaatattgtaATGAAACGACAAaag cAATTGTGGAAAGACGCGACTTTTGTTTAGTTGCATTGAAATTGATTCAa TCCCCTGACATGGAGCTTAATacacttttgaatattttatattcccctgaatatattttacatcggTTTGCACATCACATGGAAGTACAATTGAATGTATTAAGAGGAAAAGGAGTTGAaggattattagatttatttgataatgttGGACGACTCATGAAACCAACATTGGATCATTCTCTTTCTTTGCCtgcgttaaataaaaattctgttcTTGGATTGTATATAAGaagagttataattttttttgaaaaattaccaTTTGATCAAGTTGTAGCTTTATATgaagctttaaaaaaatatcttgataatAGGATTAATACTTTTGATGGTTCTGATGTATCTGCAAGTTCTAAAACAAAAGATTCATATTCAAATGA AACTAAAACTTGGGGTGGAAGACAAGCTGAATTACTTGTTGCACAACAAGCACATGCATTACAGACAGATGAACATAAAGCAATGTCTCCTGCAGAACTTCAAGTTCTTGTACGAGAACTTTTAAATTGTAGTCCTTATTATGCTGAAGCT cattatttaagttatttaaattgtctAAGAGTCAATGAATACTGTGGAGCTATAGACAGTCTCTACCATTGCTTTGATAGATTAGCACCTTTGGAAAATCGTTCCGCACCTGAAGAGAGATCACGTATTTTTAGATATGCAGCTTTAAATTTAGCAGTTTTACATGCTCAATTTAATCATaa aGAAGTAGCTCAAGCTGCTTTAAAAGAAGCTATTATGATGGCCCAAGAAGCTGGAGATAATGTATGTTTACAATTAGCGCATGCTTGGATGTATCATTTAACTACCAAACAAAA ggGACCTCTTATAGAAAGATCAGTTGGTAAAGCAAGTATGTTAGGAATAACTCATACAACTGGATTAGGACTTATTGCATATGCTCATAATTCTGCATTAGAAGCTAAGAATCCATCACAAGTGTTTGag acCTTGATGAAATCTGATGTTTTAAATTGTCAACATTCCATGATAGATTTAATGTCGATGACGTATGCGGAAAAATCTGCGCTATGGGCATATTATGGTAAAACTGAAATGTCTTCTGTTTGTGCGCAACTATTACTTTTACACAATACAGGAGATAAGAAACAACATATGTTTAATGGTCCATCTACTTGTCAAGCTGTTgttaatattgcaaatatcttAGTAGAATttggagaatattttttggtCGATATTGTACTTGCTCATGCTAAAGAGAGATTTCCCAATGAACCATGTAATAAG ATATGGATGCTAAGTGAGCAACTTTATGTATTTACGCAATTAATGAGACAAGAAAAATGGAGCGAAGCTGAAGCGATAgcgttaaatatttcaagtttagATCCTTTGGAATGTAAATTtag attAGCGGAGGTTTGTTTAGAAAAAGGAGATTATCCAAAAGGTTTAGAAtgtattgataatattgaaaaagatgaACAAATAACtcctcaaaataaaataagagctATGATTCTTTTAAGTCAAATAATGTGTGCTTCTGTTTCATCAGAGAGTGGAATTGTAGGAGTTAATTCATTAGTACTTTTAAATACGGCATTAGAACTGGCAATAAAGAatcatttatcttattataaagcattaataaaaatgcatcTTGCAAACATTCAG ttaATAATGGGTATGCCAACTTTAGCATTAAATTTAGTAGAAGAAGCAATTACGCAAATTTTAGCGCATGGAGGATATTACGATCAAGGTAGagcgtttattttatatgcaaaatgtTTAGTCGCTACTGCTCCAATATGCGACAAAACTCGAAaggaagtaattttaaaagctATTAAAGCTCTTTCCAAagcaaaaagttattttacgAAAATCGAAGCATATGGAAAACTAAGAGTTACATTATGTTTGGAATCTTTATTATGTCATGAGATTGATCTTAAAACTGAACGAAATCAATGTGCTTTTGAATTTCGTCAATTAGATCAACAGCTTTTTACAAAACtagataatttatcattatattga
- the LOC107998572 gene encoding uncharacterized protein LOC107998572 translates to MIRTFIFFDLETTGLITKNYMPKVTELSLIAVSRTAVCNTKDFLPRVLQKLVLPIHPNLNLSKEIETLTGLSNENLCEIQHFNCDVYNLIINFINRQKAPTCFVAYNGNNFDYPIFLSELKTIDKSFSENILSIDMLQLIKDFFLREEPIKKMNNQINNSCNIEVSTLLNDGYDKILSDALDSIINTNDDNKNDTFLKIEETTSHSNSISNTPQTNYYKKMQELNEKTPKNQIIKIQHSDKNFQDRKRSINARRKLDFTNSRPINFKLTNVCKHIFGAEPENAHSAEGDCLTMIRCAIQLGNFFVDWADSNAIPLINHISK, encoded by the exons atgatacgaacatttatattctttgaCTTGGAAACAACaggattaataacaaaaaattatatgccaAAAGTAACCGAGTTATCATTAATAGCAGTATCAAGAACTGCTGTGTGTAATACTAAAGATTTTTTACCAAGAGTTTTACAAAAACTTGTTTTACCAATACATCCAAATTTGAATCTTTCAAAAGAGATTGAAACATTGACAg GTTtatctaatgaaaatttatgtgaaattcaacatttcaactgtgatgtatataatttaataataaattttataaatcgacAAAAAGCACCAACTTGTTTTGTAGCttataatggaaataattttgattatcccatttttttatcagaacTTAAAACAATTGACAag agtttcagtgaaaatattttaagtattgaTATGCTACAGTTAATAAAAGACTTCTTTTTACGTGAAgaaccaataaaaaaaatgaacaaccaaattaataattcttgtaaTATTGAAGTTAGTACTTTATTAAATGATggttatgataaaattttatccgaTGCATtagattctattataaatacaaatgatgataacaaaaatgacacttttcttaaaattgagGAAACTACATCTCATTCTAATAGTATATCTAACACTCCAcaaactaattattataaaaaaatgcaagaaCTGAATGAAAAAACACCTaagaatcaaattataaaaattcaacattctgataaaaattttcaggacagaaaaagaagtataaacgcaagaagaaaattagattttacaaatagtcgaccaataaattttaaattaactaatgTTTGTAAGCATATTTTTGGTGCCGAGCCAGAAAATGCACACAGTGCTGAAGGAGATTGTCTTACAATGATTCGATGTGCTATTCAATTAGGAAACTTTTTTGTAGATTGGGCTGATTCTAATGCAATACCtctaattaatcatataagtaaataa
- the LOC107998524 gene encoding cyclic GMP-AMP synthase-like receptor isoform X1, whose translation MQNSELKKNLSNDTIFNAINKMFISLEDNDIHKTNEALLPMIQTIINLMKSKDSLFKEAYQEIIFLGSFYKGTKIEKPNEFDLNIILKLPLNNKEINFYSERPAFVKIKIDESSINDSSKYKLLPDKGKKSYKNIIKDGYLNPNKFRQWIQGILFKALNDFPKVKNEYELTVDQLKAKIKIKQSGPACTLIINIPHIIENICIDLVPALAFHIKYINKFISKFDKLENCKNEIWFAIPSPLTDNDSNNNNFYWRLSFSYQEKEILSRYGRIKPVIRQMKKLRDTQNWKSIASYFIETLVLHKIEELKNDLEKIPFQLFLFKMLQELYYACNKHTLECYWDKKYNLFSKISKIEMQNISCRLKNIINTIEKYSSDQFILASFILNSKELELLKERINNHQYIKDKNDEIQQKNSNSCVII comes from the exons ATGCAAAATTcggaattaaagaaaaatttatctaatgatacaatatttaatgcaataaataaaatgtttatatcatTAGAAGATAATGATATACATAAAACTAATGAGGCTTTATTGCCT atgattcaaactataataaatctcATGAAATCAAAGGATTCATTGTTTAAAGAAGCATAccaagaaatcatttttttaggGAGTTTTTATAAAggaacaaaaatagaaaaaccaAATGAATTtgatctaaatattattttaaaattacctcttaataataaagaaataaat TTTTATTCAGAAAGACCAGCTTTcgtcaaaatcaaaatagatGAATCATCTATTAATGATTcatctaaatataaacttcTTCCAGATAAAGGGAAAAA atcatataaaaatattattaaagatggCTATTTAAATCCAAATAAATTTCGTCAGTGGATTCAAGGAATTCTATTTAAAGCTCTTAATGATTTTCcaaaagttaaaaatgaatatgaattaaCCGTAGATCAATTAAAggcaaaaatcaaaataaaacagaGTGGTCCTGCatgtacattaataataaatattccacatataattgaaaatatttgtattgattTAGTTCCAGCATTAGCTTTCcacataaaatacattaataagtttatttctaaatttgataAACTTGAAAAT tgtaaaaatgaaatatggtTTGCAATTCCATCACCATTAACAGATAatgattctaataataataatttttattggagaCTTTCTTTTAGTTatcaagagaaagaaattcttaGTAGATATGGTCGTATAAAACCAGTCATACGTCAAATGAAg aaattaagagATACACAAAATTGGAAAAGTATAGCAAGTTATTTCATAGAAACTTtagttttacataaaatagaagaattaaaaaacgatctcgaaaaaataccatttcaattatttttatttaaa atgcttcaagaattatattatgcttGTAATAAACACACATTAGAATGTTATtgggataaaaaatataatttattttcaaagattagtAAAATAGAAATGCAAAACATAAGTTGCcgcttaaaaaatatcataaacactattgaaaaatattcaagtgaTCAATTCATACTGGCTAGCTTTATTT taAATTCAAaggaattagaattattaaaagaaagaataaataatcatcaatatataaaag ataaaaatgatgaaatacaacaaaaaaatagtaattcatgcgtaataatttga
- the LOC107998524 gene encoding cyclic GMP-AMP synthase-like receptor isoform X2, with product MQNSELKKNLSNDTIFNAINKMFISLEDNDIHKTNEALLPMIQTIINLMKSKDSLFKEAYQEIIFLGSFYKGTKIEKPNEFDLNIILKLPLNNKEINFYSERPAFVKIKIDESSINDSSKYKLLPDKGKKSYKNIIKDGYLNPNKFRQWIQGILFKALNDFPKVKNEYELTVDQLKAKIKIKQSGPACTLIINIPHIIENICIDLVPALAFHIKYINKFISKFDKLENCKNEIWFAIPSPLTDNDSNNNNFYWRLSFSYQEKEILSRYGRIKPVIRQMKMLQELYYACNKHTLECYWDKKYNLFSKISKIEMQNISCRLKNIINTIEKYSSDQFILASFILNSKELELLKERINNHQYIKDKNDEIQQKNSNSCVII from the exons ATGCAAAATTcggaattaaagaaaaatttatctaatgatacaatatttaatgcaataaataaaatgtttatatcatTAGAAGATAATGATATACATAAAACTAATGAGGCTTTATTGCCT atgattcaaactataataaatctcATGAAATCAAAGGATTCATTGTTTAAAGAAGCATAccaagaaatcatttttttaggGAGTTTTTATAAAggaacaaaaatagaaaaaccaAATGAATTtgatctaaatattattttaaaattacctcttaataataaagaaataaat TTTTATTCAGAAAGACCAGCTTTcgtcaaaatcaaaatagatGAATCATCTATTAATGATTcatctaaatataaacttcTTCCAGATAAAGGGAAAAA atcatataaaaatattattaaagatggCTATTTAAATCCAAATAAATTTCGTCAGTGGATTCAAGGAATTCTATTTAAAGCTCTTAATGATTTTCcaaaagttaaaaatgaatatgaattaaCCGTAGATCAATTAAAggcaaaaatcaaaataaaacagaGTGGTCCTGCatgtacattaataataaatattccacatataattgaaaatatttgtattgattTAGTTCCAGCATTAGCTTTCcacataaaatacattaataagtttatttctaaatttgataAACTTGAAAAT tgtaaaaatgaaatatggtTTGCAATTCCATCACCATTAACAGATAatgattctaataataataatttttattggagaCTTTCTTTTAGTTatcaagagaaagaaattcttaGTAGATATGGTCGTATAAAACCAGTCATACGTCAAATGAAg atgcttcaagaattatattatgcttGTAATAAACACACATTAGAATGTTATtgggataaaaaatataatttattttcaaagattagtAAAATAGAAATGCAAAACATAAGTTGCcgcttaaaaaatatcataaacactattgaaaaatattcaagtgaTCAATTCATACTGGCTAGCTTTATTT taAATTCAAaggaattagaattattaaaagaaagaataaataatcatcaatatataaaag ataaaaatgatgaaatacaacaaaaaaatagtaattcatgcgtaataatttga
- the LOC107998571 gene encoding FIGNL1-interacting regulator of recombination and mitosis-like yields the protein MANESSFSFLLEDSFSDNDKSIEDCSSKLKDALESLVQKYDGELLQRTLEQSLSSCSDNLLDEKIFNEIFPLAHDLLLKTLKQIGEMINRDVNEDTVQDTKRKLFVCHELLIIWEKSMERVSKLERTSATDLKSTLENVLVTIELIFEHCRGSKKLYGVLFDNISEELTNLFRKAKTILNLFLATLDGVIVFDTDTESELLVKVIDSIGLFVTIAHDLDLKTFVETSKVFGKLAITKQDLVKRTNATSVTSHLAQLAKNISSMFLFCQDSTQERIDERKIKVIGHSLKILDKLFATYHSYINNEILSFAIELLLKMHKCSPLCLQKSKIDDKLIELINVHISRGSEPFLNTLFKSSDFKQTFFEYGNQANIDKLGYHLLIVSIMKILINMPYEQHCKWTLGAESIIDVALTNINHIQEEILVGQVRLPGVHDIGERPRSASIYEATIVPICGLISQIPADGFQAIELILLKHLLSNQLWSSLLSSDIWCFVDRIGSSELCVSHVKYLLKVYAVLMTRSNSLEVVILENLIGRLYNLLSEETKHTLITEFDDLENPSWLPVARFLPSKTKSFLQNRLACVLNEIPTAFAELHRQPTIQNWNHITKLMPLVGKLNYTEEQNIIDILSQIWNSIASTIEIFEGRQLDILSEFILKLFVATQPQKIQDNIFFSIIEAILTSFFYFPPHVKAIASHYLRNNIDSLDNCGLKVANALAEFNCRLLEDENPWVRQEAFESFDHVAHICPNEDLVTKMAAAVTKKSLLRDSLPAYLSGTIYHELQNFSNIEDYLQHIGKHLQDIYHVCNNYEDSQRDEKLPKLEIHSMESFDETPSINDLDEHVSRICDELNDISKKNNDISNHVLRRLRLVCRKILDLTESK from the exons ATGGCAAACGAaagttctttctcttttttgttaGAAGATTCGTTCAGCGACAATGATAAAAGTATCGAAGATTgttcatcgaaattaaaa GATGCTTTGGAGAGTCTTGTTCAGAAATACGATGGGGAATTATTGCAACGAACACTGGAACAATCTTTATCCTCCTGCTcggataatttattagatgagaaaattttcaacgaaatttttcCTCTCGCTCACGATCTTTTGCTCAAG ACGTTAAAGCAGATCGGTGAAATGATAAATAGAGACGTGAACGAAGACACGGTGCAAGACACGAAACGAAAACTGTTCGTTTGCCacgaattgttaataatatggGAAAAATCTATGGAACGCGTATCGAAACTTGAGAGAACATCTGCCACGGATCTTAAATCCACATTGGAGAACGTACTTGttacaattgaattaatattcgaacaCTGTAGAGGAag taaaaaattatacggtGTTTTATTCGATAACATATCGGAAGAATTAACGAATCTCTTTCGTAAAGCAAAAACGATCTTGAATCTATTCTTGGCCACTTTGGACGGTGTAATAGTCTTCGACACGGATACGGAATCGGAACTATTGGTAAAAG TGATCGATTCGATCGGATTGTTCGTCACTATTGCTCACGATTTAGACTTGAAAACGTTCGTAGAAACATCAAAAGTATTCGGAAAATTGGCAATTACGAAACAAGATCTTGTCAAAAGAACGAATGCTACGAGCGTCACTTCGCATCTTGCACAATTggcaaaaaatatatcctcGATGTTTTTGTTCTGTCAG gaCTCAACTCAAGAACGgatcgatgaaagaaaaataaaagttattggtcattcgttaaaaattttggaCAAATTATTCGCAACTTATCattcatacataaataatgagaTTCTTTCGTTTGCAAtcgaacttttattaaaaatgcacaa GTGTTCTCCGTTATGTTTGCAAAAATCAAAGATCGacgataaattaatcgaattaataaatgtacacATCTCTCGAGGATCGGAaccatttttaaatacactTTTCAAATCTTCCGATTTCAAGCAG acatTTTTCGAATATGGAAATCAAGCAAACATCGATAAGTTAGGTTACCACTTATTAATAGTTagcattatgaaaatattaatcaacatGCCGTACGAGCAACATTGCAAATGGACATTAGGCGCTGAATCGATCATTGATGTTGCATTGACTAACATTAATCACA TACAGGAAGAAATATTAGTGGGTCAAGTGAGATTACCAGGTGTACACGATATCGGAGAAAGACCAAGATCAGCTTCGATATATGAAGCCACAATAGTGCCAATTTGTGGTCTGATTAGTCAAATACCTGCGGATGGATTTCAAGCTATCGAATTGATTTTGTTGAAGCATTTGTTAAGCAATCAACTTTGGAGTTCCTTGCTCAGTTCGGATATTTGGTGTTTCGTTGACCG CATTGGTTCGTCGGAACTTTGCGTTAGTCACGTGAAATATCTACTAAAAGTTTACGCTGTTTTAATGACGCGTAGCAATAGTCTCGAAGTCGTTATATTGGAGAATTTAATTGGAAGATTGTACAATTTACTCTCAGAGGAAACGAAGCATACCCTTATAACGGAATTTGATGATCTCGAAAATCCATCCTGGTTACCCGTCGCTCGATTTTTGCCATCCAAAACGAAATCATTCTTGCAAAATCGATTAGCATGTGTATTAAATGAAATCCCGACTGCCTTTGCAGAATTACACCGGCAACCCACCATACAAAACTGGaatcatatt ACAAAGTTGATGCCATTGGTCGGGAAATTGAATTACACGGAAGAACaaaatatcattgatattCTCTCTCAGATATGGAACTCTATAGCAAGCacaatcgaaattttcgaaggtAGACAGTTGGATATATTATCGGAATTCATATTGAAGTTATTTGTTGCCACGCAGCctcaaaaaattcaagataatattttcttctcg attATAGAAGCAATTCTAACgtcattcttttattttccgcCGCATGTTAAAGCGATTGCGTCacattatttaagaaataatatcgattcacTTGATAATTGTGGACTTAAAGTTGCCAATGCGTTAGCGGAATTCAATTGTCGACTTTTAGAAGATGAAAATCCTTGGGTACGACAAGAAGCCTTTGAATCATTCGATCATGTGGCCCATATATGCCCGAACGAAGATCTTGTTACTAAAATGGCTGCTGCAGTTACGAAAAAATCGTTATTAAGAGATTCTTTACCGGCCTATTTATCCGGCACGATTTATCATGAActtcaaaatttctcaaatattgaAGATTACTTGCAACATATAGGAAAACATTTGCAAGATATCTATCatgtttgtaataattatgagGATTCTCAAAGAGATGAAAAACTTCCTAAATTGGAAATCCATTCCATGGAAAGTTTTGATGAAACTCCATCTATAAATGATCTTGATGAACACGTGAGCAGAATATGCGacgaattaaatgatatatcgaaaaagaataatgatattagTAATCATGTTTTACGAAGGTTACGACTAgtttgtagaaaaattttggatCTAActgaatctaaataa